The proteins below come from a single Mesobacillus jeotgali genomic window:
- the radC gene encoding RadC family protein, whose protein sequence is MKNYLPTQNEQLRLLEMDQFQKQPAKRVNIVSLKLVKENSFLYPDRNVRSPEDAYKLLKQFLVEVDREYFIVVCLDTKNQPTAINICHIGSLNASIVHPREVLKPAILSNSASVIVAHNHPSNDPTPSREDIEVTKRLVEAGKIIGIDVLDHLIVCSDKFISLKEKGHL, encoded by the coding sequence ATGAAAAATTATTTACCGACACAAAATGAACAATTAAGGTTATTAGAAATGGATCAATTCCAAAAGCAACCCGCTAAGAGAGTGAATATCGTTAGCCTAAAGCTAGTAAAAGAGAATAGTTTTCTTTATCCAGATCGAAATGTTAGATCGCCAGAGGATGCTTATAAATTATTAAAACAATTCCTAGTTGAAGTAGATCGAGAGTATTTTATAGTTGTTTGTTTAGATACGAAGAATCAACCAACTGCGATAAATATTTGTCACATAGGTAGTTTAAATGCAAGTATTGTACATCCAAGGGAAGTACTGAAACCAGCTATTCTTTCAAATTCTGCATCTGTAATAGTTGCCCATAATCATCCTAGTAATGATCCAACACCAAGTCGGGAAGATATTGAGGTAACTAAGCGGTTAGTAGAGGCAGGAAAGATTATTGGTATTGACGTTTTAGACCATCTAATTGTGTGCTCAGACAAATTTATTTCCCTTAAGGAAAAAGGTCATCTATAA
- a CDS encoding recombinase family protein, producing MIRAVIYARVSTAEQAEEGYSIDAQIDSVRKRIELDGKQVTTYYVDRGISGKSIEKRLQLQQLLKDAKEKKFDEVWVWKTNRLARNHLDLLKIVEELNKFNVNFKSCSEHFDTTTPQGRLMMNVLASIGEFERETIVDNVKMGMKQRARSGKWNGGQVLGYISVKSEKDDNKTKLEVVDREAFIVRDIFRLYSEGRGLKSLTNHINKLGYKSKKGNMFSINAVKEILMNPIYIGKIRYNRRENWSEKRRKGINNNPIIVDGEHDAIITMDLWEKVQKLYSQRSNKPNRIYSGSYPLTGLLKCPACGSSMVAGRVKKKHKDGTYVIHRYYQCGAWRNKGTAACRSNSVKADKVEEFVFNKIQESLLNENILRDIVNNLNGKRKSTIKPLEEQLLQIEKDIHGYDSKKSKWFELYEDGMISKEDLSHRLGTISEEVEIKRKLKESIQEKLRLNNSEPIDFNVVKNLMNNFNDIIRNANHDKKKIILNLVIDKITLNINREVQSIILHFDRKTKNQLLGEKEGGSSDEDLSSFNFTLVL from the coding sequence ATGATTAGAGCAGTCATCTATGCAAGAGTATCTACTGCTGAGCAGGCAGAAGAAGGGTATTCTATTGATGCACAAATCGATAGTGTAAGAAAACGGATTGAGTTAGATGGTAAGCAAGTAACGACTTATTACGTTGATCGTGGAATTAGCGGGAAATCTATTGAGAAAAGGCTGCAACTTCAACAACTTCTTAAAGATGCAAAAGAAAAGAAGTTTGATGAAGTATGGGTATGGAAAACGAACAGATTAGCAAGAAATCATTTAGATTTATTAAAGATAGTTGAAGAATTAAACAAATTCAATGTTAACTTTAAAAGTTGTTCAGAACACTTTGATACAACAACTCCACAAGGAAGGTTAATGATGAATGTATTAGCATCTATAGGTGAGTTTGAAAGAGAAACCATAGTAGATAACGTAAAAATGGGAATGAAACAACGAGCAAGATCTGGCAAGTGGAATGGTGGTCAGGTATTGGGATATATCAGTGTAAAGAGTGAAAAAGATGATAATAAAACAAAATTAGAGGTGGTGGATAGAGAGGCATTTATTGTTAGGGATATCTTTAGATTATACTCTGAAGGGAGGGGATTAAAGAGTCTAACAAATCATATTAATAAGCTGGGGTATAAATCAAAAAAGGGAAACATGTTCTCGATAAATGCAGTAAAAGAAATACTGATGAATCCTATATATATTGGGAAGATTAGATATAACCGTAGAGAAAATTGGAGTGAGAAGAGGAGAAAGGGGATAAATAATAACCCTATAATTGTTGATGGAGAGCATGATGCAATAATTACTATGGATTTATGGGAAAAAGTTCAAAAATTATATAGTCAAAGGTCAAATAAGCCTAATAGAATATATAGTGGCTCTTACCCTTTAACTGGTTTACTAAAGTGCCCTGCCTGTGGGTCCTCAATGGTTGCAGGACGGGTAAAGAAAAAGCATAAGGATGGGACCTATGTCATACACAGATACTATCAATGTGGTGCCTGGAGAAATAAAGGTACTGCTGCATGTAGGTCAAATAGTGTAAAAGCAGATAAGGTAGAAGAATTCGTTTTTAATAAAATACAAGAGAGTTTGTTGAATGAAAATATATTAAGAGATATTGTTAATAATTTAAATGGCAAAAGAAAAAGCACGATAAAGCCCTTAGAGGAGCAACTGTTGCAAATTGAAAAAGACATTCATGGGTATGACAGTAAAAAGAGTAAATGGTTTGAGTTATATGAGGACGGTATGATTTCTAAAGAGGACTTGTCACATAGGCTTGGAACTATTTCAGAAGAAGTTGAAATCAAAAGAAAACTTAAAGAGTCCATTCAAGAAAAACTTCGATTAAATAATTCAGAACCAATTGACTTTAATGTGGTAAAAAATTTAATGAATAATTTTAACGATATTATTAGAAATGCTAATCACGATAAGAAAAAAATTATCTTAAATCTAGTGATTGATAAGATTACTTTAAATATAAATAGAGAAGTTCAATCAATAATATTACACTTTGATAGAAAAACAAAAAATCAATTATTAGGTGAAAAAGAGGGCGGATCTTCAGATGAAGATCTGTCCTCTTTTAATTTCACGTTAGTGTTATAG
- a CDS encoding helix-turn-helix domain-containing protein, with protein MSTLYANLGLRLKLARESCDLTQSKVASYLGVKREQISYYETGSREIDLVTLNKLSDLYGYETGYFLSNSEVDASSNSVELAFRASGLDDKDLEILARSHTFLKNLNWIENILSKR; from the coding sequence ATGTCAACTCTTTACGCTAATTTGGGATTAAGACTAAAATTGGCAAGGGAATCTTGTGACCTGACTCAATCCAAAGTGGCAAGTTACTTAGGTGTAAAACGTGAACAAATATCCTATTACGAGACAGGTTCTAGAGAGATCGACTTGGTTACACTAAATAAATTATCCGATTTATATGGGTATGAAACTGGGTATTTTCTATCTAATAGTGAAGTAGATGCAAGTTCAAATTCAGTGGAATTAGCATTCCGAGCAAGTGGTCTAGATGATAAAGATTTAGAAATTCTAGCTAGGTCGCACACTTTTTTAAAAAATCTAAACTGGATTGAAAATATTTTATCTAAAAGGTGA
- a CDS encoding AAA family ATPase, translating to MLILNRIDIERFGPYKEVNTIEFPKDGGVTIVYGENMRGKTSLLNAFRYALFGKVLSRGSRVVSLHDMSNWESGVEGEFGFKVVLNFTHEGINYELTRQLIPRSGVKEPKGDYDYKEESFLRRDGNFLSPTEKDVVLGRVMPEQVSRFFLFDGELLQEYEDLLRDESDMGKKIKDAIERILGVPILQNARGDLKHLHQEAQKQESKAAQKDQKTRELGTHLEELNEQCSYHQSEINRLKVLLEELKGDKLGLEEELRRFERAESLLDERDRLDSEIKELSKKLEEKELRIKDVMSNIWRGSLSNKISEVREGLEGRIQEIKDRQTKMAVSKEIANNLMKAIQEGSCPTCYREVDTSTEMKLREAFESYNINDSEEDEDINSLIQMNAVLKSFQTNNSADLVNELSDSIEEYRIEIANKKDKIDEINESITGIDSKNIRTQRSDYEKNIKETTLTEDAIKEEEKILNEKLADIEKLERRLSQEGGADIQNERKRRELYGDLYNLFAEAVSVYRDNLRKKVEKDASELFVNLTSENEYVGLSINESYGLTIVHEDGEIIPIRSAGAEHIVALSLMGALQKNAPLQGPIIMDSPFGRLDDTHTTNVVASLPIMANQVALLVYERELKPQTARRILLGGLKKEYKLERISARHTKIVKRLEV from the coding sequence ATGCTTATACTAAATAGAATTGATATAGAAAGATTTGGTCCTTATAAAGAAGTAAATACAATTGAATTTCCTAAAGATGGAGGAGTAACAATTGTATATGGAGAGAATATGAGAGGAAAAACTTCTTTATTGAATGCTTTTAGATATGCACTTTTCGGAAAAGTTCTTAGTCGTGGATCTAGAGTAGTATCTTTACATGACATGAGTAATTGGGAAAGTGGAGTTGAAGGTGAATTTGGTTTTAAAGTTGTCTTAAATTTTACCCATGAAGGGATAAATTATGAATTAACAAGACAATTAATTCCTCGATCAGGGGTTAAAGAACCAAAGGGTGATTATGACTACAAAGAAGAATCATTTTTAAGAAGAGATGGAAATTTTTTAAGTCCAACCGAAAAAGATGTAGTTCTAGGAAGGGTTATGCCAGAACAGGTTTCAAGATTCTTTCTATTTGATGGAGAGCTTTTACAAGAATATGAAGATCTTCTTCGTGATGAAAGTGATATGGGAAAAAAAATCAAGGATGCAATTGAAAGAATATTGGGGGTACCAATTCTCCAAAATGCTCGAGGTGACTTAAAACATTTGCATCAAGAAGCACAAAAACAAGAGTCAAAAGCTGCTCAAAAAGATCAAAAGACAAGAGAGCTAGGTACTCATTTAGAAGAACTTAATGAACAATGTTCATATCATCAATCAGAGATAAATAGACTTAAAGTCTTATTAGAGGAGTTAAAAGGTGATAAACTCGGGCTTGAAGAGGAATTAAGACGATTTGAAAGAGCAGAAAGTCTTTTGGATGAAAGAGATAGATTGGATTCTGAAATTAAGGAACTTTCTAAAAAACTTGAAGAGAAGGAACTCAGAATTAAGGATGTTATGTCTAATATATGGAGGGGTAGTTTATCTAACAAAATATCTGAAGTTAGAGAAGGATTAGAAGGAAGAATTCAAGAAATTAAAGATCGACAAACTAAAATGGCTGTTTCTAAAGAAATTGCAAATAATTTAATGAAGGCTATTCAGGAAGGATCTTGCCCAACTTGTTACAGAGAAGTTGATACTTCTACGGAAATGAAGCTACGGGAAGCATTTGAAAGTTATAATATAAACGATTCCGAAGAAGATGAGGATATAAATAGTTTAATTCAAATGAATGCAGTTTTAAAGTCATTTCAAACAAATAACAGTGCTGATCTTGTTAATGAATTAAGTGACAGCATTGAAGAGTACCGAATTGAAATTGCTAATAAAAAAGATAAGATAGATGAAATTAATGAATCTATTACAGGTATTGATTCAAAGAATATTAGAACACAACGTTCCGATTATGAAAAAAATATAAAAGAAACAACATTAACTGAAGATGCAATTAAAGAAGAAGAAAAAATCCTTAATGAGAAACTAGCTGATATTGAGAAGCTAGAAAGAAGGTTAAGCCAAGAGGGTGGAGCCGATATTCAAAATGAACGTAAAAGAAGGGAACTATATGGTGATTTATACAACCTATTTGCTGAAGCTGTTTCTGTTTATAGAGATAATCTCAGAAAAAAGGTAGAAAAAGATGCTTCGGAGCTATTTGTCAATTTAACCAGTGAGAATGAATATGTTGGTCTTTCCATAAATGAGAGTTATGGGTTAACTATTGTACATGAAGATGGAGAAATTATACCAATCAGATCTGCAGGTGCTGAACATATTGTTGCTTTGTCACTAATGGGAGCTTTGCAGAAAAATGCACCGCTTCAAGGACCAATAATAATGGACTCGCCTTTTGGAAGATTGGATGATACTCATACAACTAACGTGGTTGCTTCATTACCAATAATGGCCAACCAGGTAGCTTTATTAGTATATGAACGAGAACTAAAGCCGCAAACTGCAAGAAGAATATTATTAGGTGGACTTAAAAAGGAATATAAACTCGAAAGAATATCAGCAAGACATACTAAAATAGTTAAAAGATTGGAGGTCTAG
- a CDS encoding DEAD/DEAH box helicase family protein produces the protein MSNLSELSLLPAYHKGDNDIAAEFYLPVMGRSKYYDRAVGFFSSTIYIIAWNSLKNFVNNGGKMRIICSPVISKADIEAVEEGYIERLERQTSELLEEVKDLFQNPYLHKPARVLAALVALGIIDIKIAFIKDKLDPRHKRIFHDKVGIFTDNENNSVVFKGSMNETYSGLANDGNIESVDVYVTWDGERDRLRVEEEKKYFSSLWKDEYTSTEVIDFPDVVRQELLKDIDTSEWPELVDEIVTELNMGNQLSADIKPGGRKPRPHQTKALLDWIDSGRRGIFEHATGSGKTFTALCAIRDSLQREETPLILVPSELLLKQWAEEVRTTFEDLEPQVLLCGGGNTRWKQNNLLSAWSKKSAKPRIIIAMLQTASSEQFLASIRQGEHLFIVADEVHRMGSNQNRNIFKLNSGPRLGLSATPRRAGDPEGTQAIFNYFNGVIPPPFTLQDAIKSRALTRYMYFVHSIELTDQEQEQWDLITNRIKKAYAINSSQQVQDNNLENRLKNMLIERARVIKSAQRKVEIAVRIISENFQEGQRWIVYCDSQTQLNDVLTALNLNGFNAMEYHSSMQGDKEQTLKFFEMNGGIVVSIRCLDEGVDIPAVSHALILASSKNPREFIQRRGRVLRRSSGKLLSFIHDVVVRPNIRSIQDNDSLNLIESEIARAIEFGEGAENPSSIYELRRILLHLGLDYKSISEKGFEDDEE, from the coding sequence ATGAGCAATCTATCTGAGTTAAGTTTACTTCCTGCATATCATAAGGGGGATAATGATATTGCTGCTGAATTTTATTTGCCCGTAATGGGGCGGTCAAAATATTACGATAGAGCAGTTGGTTTCTTTAGCAGTACTATTTATATTATAGCTTGGAATTCATTAAAGAACTTTGTTAATAATGGTGGGAAGATGAGAATTATTTGTTCCCCTGTAATCTCAAAAGCTGATATAGAAGCTGTTGAAGAAGGTTATATCGAACGTCTAGAAAGGCAAACATCAGAATTGCTAGAAGAGGTAAAAGATCTATTTCAAAATCCCTATCTCCACAAACCAGCGAGGGTTTTAGCAGCATTAGTTGCCTTAGGCATTATTGATATTAAAATTGCCTTTATAAAGGACAAACTGGATCCAAGACACAAAAGAATTTTCCATGATAAGGTCGGTATTTTTACTGATAATGAAAATAATAGTGTGGTCTTTAAAGGGTCTATGAATGAAACTTATAGTGGATTAGCTAATGATGGAAATATTGAATCTGTGGACGTTTATGTTACTTGGGATGGTGAAAGGGATAGACTACGAGTAGAAGAAGAAAAAAAGTATTTCAGTTCTCTTTGGAAAGATGAATATACAAGTACAGAAGTTATTGATTTCCCAGATGTAGTACGCCAAGAATTGCTAAAGGATATCGATACTTCTGAATGGCCAGAATTGGTTGATGAAATTGTTACTGAATTGAACATGGGAAATCAATTATCAGCCGATATTAAACCTGGTGGAAGAAAACCAAGGCCCCACCAAACGAAAGCCCTATTAGATTGGATAGACTCTGGTCGTCGAGGGATCTTTGAGCATGCCACTGGTAGTGGAAAGACATTTACTGCATTATGCGCTATCCGAGATTCCCTTCAAAGGGAAGAAACACCTTTAATATTAGTTCCAAGTGAATTACTGTTAAAACAATGGGCAGAAGAAGTTAGGACAACTTTTGAGGACCTGGAACCTCAAGTACTTCTTTGTGGCGGAGGCAATACCCGCTGGAAACAAAATAATTTGTTATCAGCATGGAGTAAAAAGAGCGCAAAACCGAGAATAATAATAGCTATGTTACAAACCGCATCAAGCGAACAATTTCTTGCTTCCATTCGCCAAGGAGAACATTTATTTATTGTAGCGGATGAAGTACATCGAATGGGAAGTAATCAAAATAGAAATATCTTCAAATTAAATAGTGGACCCAGATTAGGACTTAGTGCTACACCAAGAAGAGCGGGAGATCCTGAGGGAACACAAGCTATATTTAATTATTTTAATGGAGTCATTCCACCTCCTTTTACTTTACAAGATGCTATTAAATCTAGAGCATTAACTAGATATATGTACTTTGTTCATAGCATTGAATTAACAGACCAAGAGCAGGAACAATGGGATCTTATCACAAATAGAATAAAAAAAGCCTATGCTATTAATTCAAGTCAACAGGTACAGGATAATAATCTAGAAAATAGATTGAAAAATATGTTAATTGAGAGGGCACGTGTAATAAAATCTGCTCAAAGAAAAGTTGAAATTGCAGTTAGAATTATATCTGAGAATTTTCAAGAGGGTCAAAGATGGATAGTTTATTGTGACTCACAAACACAATTAAATGATGTATTAACAGCACTTAATCTTAATGGATTTAATGCAATGGAGTATCATTCTTCAATGCAAGGTGACAAAGAACAAACACTAAAGTTTTTTGAGATGAACGGAGGCATTGTAGTAAGTATTAGATGTCTTGATGAAGGTGTAGATATACCAGCTGTCTCACATGCATTAATATTAGCTTCTTCAAAAAACCCCAGAGAGTTCATTCAACGAAGAGGAAGAGTGCTGAGAAGATCCAGTGGAAAATTATTATCTTTCATCCATGATGTTGTTGTTAGACCAAATATTAGATCAATCCAAGATAATGATAGCCTTAATCTAATTGAAAGTGAGATAGCAAGAGCAATAGAATTTGGTGAAGGTGCAGAAAATCCTAGTTCAATATATGAGTTAAGACGCATTCTACTTCATCTCGGATTAGATTACAAATCAATATCAGAGAAAGGGTTTGAAGATGATGAAGAATAG
- a CDS encoding GNAT family N-acetyltransferase has protein sequence MITIRQIYLKDFPAGKKVVYKYTSEKYYEIHIGRQNNGWNFSLAEERFEFPFVKRFEEEIFEPYKEGSEVYLAEFGEEEAAVMVIQHMEWNNTLLIHDLYVDDRFKKKGIGRSLIEVAKKRAAELGVRAINLETQTSNYPAIQFYMKSGFDLIGFNTISYSNEDVVKKEVRIEMGYIL, from the coding sequence GTGATAACGATTCGGCAAATCTATCTAAAAGACTTTCCTGCAGGGAAAAAAGTAGTATATAAATATACGTCAGAAAAATATTATGAAATCCATATAGGACGACAGAATAATGGTTGGAACTTCTCATTGGCTGAAGAAAGATTTGAATTTCCTTTTGTGAAAAGGTTTGAAGAAGAAATTTTCGAACCTTATAAGGAAGGGTCAGAAGTTTATTTGGCGGAGTTTGGTGAAGAAGAAGCTGCTGTTATGGTAATACAACACATGGAATGGAATAATACCTTATTAATTCATGACCTATATGTAGATGATCGTTTTAAGAAAAAGGGGATTGGCAGAAGTTTAATTGAAGTGGCTAAGAAAAGAGCAGCTGAGTTAGGCGTAAGGGCGATTAATCTAGAAACGCAAACCTCTAATTATCCGGCTATCCAATTTTATATGAAAAGCGGATTCGATTTGATTGGATTCAATACGATCTCTTATTCAAATGAAGATGTAGTGAAAAAAGAAGTACGTATAGAAATGGGCTATATTTTATAA
- a CDS encoding phage/plasmid primase, P4 family, translating to MGKKSRFSNIPLLDNTIQGGLADYINHEKGISLGENIDGLRGNLIGIHRETENKSYIRIYKQEETQAEFKNADKDELINSEILQDIDNKLNKNKTDSISDFKIARLLSDENNFLLMEGNLYYGERKLGYYQGVTPQLAETIIRKITPLKYKPSITSRRIREIVNWFHSFEELVIEEEILNSNKTFINFLNCVVDARDGIIYEKSLDYCFTNFVNAEYPDRFTTRGKTFEKFMGSITGGNPYLYNRLQEIFGYVLSDIRDLKIILYFVGPKDSGKSVVINLLEEIVGKEFCTNLSLHDMSEKFRLGKLYKKKLNCCGETGEINLKRTDIIKAVSGNDTILAEEKNISPFSFTNKAALLFAGNELPRIVGLDKTRAFSDRLIIVPFNFPTEKRRQDINLVNKLIDEKSYIVKWALDGLKRLIENNYVFTSCDEVEDIYNDYLRENNSVQTFIDEQCIKDPRYKIHTVYLEEAYREYCYEKGIIPVDEKAFHKSLKQIKGIIHSRFRLNGENLNGYIGLKLDENGT from the coding sequence TTGGGCAAGAAATCTAGATTCAGTAATATTCCATTATTAGATAATACAATACAAGGTGGACTGGCTGATTATATAAATCATGAAAAAGGAATTTCTTTAGGGGAAAACATAGATGGACTTAGAGGAAACCTTATAGGAATCCATCGAGAAACTGAAAATAAAAGCTATATTAGAATATATAAACAAGAAGAAACACAGGCTGAATTTAAAAATGCCGATAAAGATGAATTAATTAATAGTGAAATTCTCCAAGATATTGATAATAAATTGAATAAGAACAAGACTGATAGTATTTCAGATTTTAAGATTGCTCGACTTTTGTCAGACGAAAATAACTTCTTGCTTATGGAAGGTAATTTATATTATGGGGAAAGGAAGCTTGGTTATTATCAGGGTGTTACGCCTCAATTAGCAGAAACAATCATAAGGAAAATTACACCTTTAAAATATAAGCCTTCAATAACTAGTAGAAGAATTAGGGAAATAGTAAATTGGTTTCATTCCTTTGAGGAGTTAGTGATAGAAGAAGAGATCCTGAACAGTAATAAGACTTTTATAAATTTCTTAAACTGTGTTGTTGATGCAAGAGATGGAATTATATATGAAAAATCATTAGACTATTGCTTTACAAACTTTGTAAATGCAGAATATCCAGATAGATTTACTACAAGAGGGAAAACTTTTGAAAAATTTATGGGAAGTATAACTGGAGGAAATCCGTATCTGTACAATAGACTTCAGGAAATTTTCGGATATGTCCTCTCTGATATTAGGGATTTAAAAATAATCCTCTATTTTGTAGGTCCAAAAGATAGTGGAAAATCAGTAGTAATAAATCTACTTGAGGAAATAGTAGGAAAAGAGTTCTGTACTAATCTAAGCCTACATGATATGAGTGAGAAATTTAGGTTAGGAAAATTATACAAAAAAAAGCTGAATTGTTGTGGTGAAACAGGAGAAATTAATCTTAAAAGGACTGATATTATTAAGGCGGTGTCTGGTAATGACACTATACTCGCTGAAGAAAAAAATATAAGCCCTTTTAGTTTTACAAATAAAGCTGCTCTCTTATTTGCTGGAAATGAGTTACCTAGAATAGTGGGTTTAGACAAAACAAGAGCATTTTCAGACAGATTAATTATAGTACCATTCAACTTTCCAACTGAGAAAAGAAGACAAGACATAAATTTAGTAAATAAGCTAATTGATGAAAAGTCGTATATTGTAAAGTGGGCTTTAGATGGGCTAAAAAGATTAATTGAAAACAATTACGTTTTTACTAGCTGTGATGAAGTTGAAGATATATATAATGATTATTTACGAGAAAACAACAGTGTACAGACGTTTATTGACGAGCAATGTATAAAAGACCCAAGGTATAAAATACACACAGTTTATTTAGAGGAAGCATACAGAGAATACTGTTATGAAAAGGGGATAATCCCTGTTGATGAAAAAGCCTTTCACAAGAGCTTGAAGCAAATAAAGGGTATTATTCATAGTAGATTTCGCTTAAATGGAGAAAATTTAAATGGATATATTGGTTTAAAGCTAGATGAAAATGGCACCTAA
- a CDS encoding DNA-methyltransferase, producing the protein MTSPPFALVKKKKYGNVSSEEYLDWFRPFIKEIYRVLTKDGSFVLDIGGSWVKGSPTKSLYQFELMIMIVKEFGFHLAQDFYWYNPSKLPTPAEWVTIRRIRVKDAVNTVWWFSKAEFPKANNKNILKPYSKSMEDLLKNGYKPNLRPSGHNISDKFQTDNKGAIPPNLIDLANTESSSTYLNLCKNYNLEAHPARFPIALPELFIKFLTHENDIVFDPFGGSNTTGEACEINNRRWLISELNEDYLKGSMFRFNSPFSTLNNL; encoded by the coding sequence ATGACATCTCCACCTTTTGCATTAGTTAAGAAAAAAAAATATGGTAATGTTTCGTCAGAAGAGTACCTTGATTGGTTTAGACCATTTATTAAAGAGATATATCGTGTGCTGACTAAGGATGGAAGTTTTGTTCTAGATATAGGAGGTAGTTGGGTGAAGGGTTCACCGACTAAATCATTATATCAATTTGAACTAATGATAATGATAGTGAAGGAATTTGGTTTTCACCTTGCTCAAGATTTTTATTGGTATAATCCTTCCAAACTACCTACGCCTGCAGAATGGGTCACCATTAGAAGAATCAGGGTAAAAGATGCTGTTAATACAGTATGGTGGTTTTCGAAAGCGGAATTCCCTAAAGCTAACAATAAAAATATATTAAAGCCTTATTCAAAATCAATGGAAGATCTATTAAAAAATGGTTATAAGCCTAACCTTAGACCTTCTGGACACAACATCTCAGATAAATTTCAAACAGACAATAAAGGAGCAATTCCTCCAAATTTAATAGATTTAGCAAACACCGAAAGTAGTAGTACTTATCTAAACTTATGTAAAAATTACAATCTAGAGGCACATCCTGCTAGATTCCCAATAGCACTCCCTGAGCTATTTATTAAGTTTTTAACTCATGAAAATGATATAGTATTTGATCCTTTTGGTGGAAGTAATACTACAGGAGAAGCATGCGAAATTAATAACAGAAGATGGCTTATTTCTGAATTGAATGAAGACTACCTAAAAGGGTCTATGTTTAGGTTCAACAGTCCTTTTAGTACATTAAATAATTTATAA
- a CDS encoding ImmA/IrrE family metallo-endopeptidase, whose amino-acid sequence MSQSWIIKCKKQASDIRKEFGISPFSSIDIREILRDSGINLIIEPVESDISGFFLRNGQNEIVFINSAKSKGHQSFTGAHELYHIRFDTELNGRACKVGQFDERSPSEFKADMFAANLLAPDEAVLFQINRMESNITNLNINDVIELGQHFNISHHAMLNRLKQMQILSNHRAQELKPGVIKQALKIGKDISLYLPTNEKKIISDYAEKALVALEKGLISDAKYEELLLEAGLADVLFGDFDMIEEENE is encoded by the coding sequence ATGAGTCAAAGCTGGATTATTAAATGTAAAAAACAAGCTTCAGATATTAGGAAAGAATTTGGGATTAGTCCTTTTAGTAGTATAGACATAAGAGAAATTTTAAGAGATTCTGGAATAAATTTAATTATCGAACCTGTTGAAAGTGATATATCAGGATTTTTTCTAAGAAATGGACAGAATGAAATTGTATTTATAAATTCAGCAAAGAGTAAAGGACATCAATCTTTCACTGGAGCACATGAATTATATCATATTAGATTTGATACTGAGCTAAACGGAAGGGCATGTAAAGTGGGACAATTTGATGAAAGATCGCCCTCTGAATTTAAAGCAGACATGTTTGCGGCAAACTTACTAGCTCCAGATGAAGCAGTTCTTTTTCAAATTAATAGAATGGAATCGAACATTACAAACTTAAATATTAATGATGTTATTGAATTGGGTCAACATTTTAACATTAGTCATCATGCAATGCTAAATAGATTAAAACAAATGCAAATTTTATCAAATCATAGAGCCCAGGAGTTAAAACCAGGTGTTATTAAACAAGCCTTAAAAATAGGGAAGGATATAAGCTTATACCTACCAACTAATGAAAAGAAAATTATTTCAGATTATGCAGAAAAGGCACTTGTAGCTTTAGAGAAAGGTCTGATTTCTGATGCTAAGTATGAAGAATTACTTTTAGAGGCTGGATTAGCAGATGTGTTATTTGGTGATTTTGATATGATCGAGGAGGAAAATGAATGA
- a CDS encoding helix-turn-helix domain-containing protein: MYDIENEILTVEDLMEILYVGRNYAYKLLNSGSIKGFKIGRTWRIPKSSIEEFIINSCKSLNKQYK; encoded by the coding sequence ATGTATGATATCGAAAATGAAATTCTAACTGTTGAGGATTTAATGGAAATACTTTATGTGGGAAGAAACTATGCCTATAAGCTTTTAAATTCTGGTTCTATTAAGGGATTCAAAATTGGCAGGACATGGAGGATACCGAAGTCATCAATAGAAGAGTTTATAATTAATAGCTGTAAATCACTGAATAAGCAATATAAATAA